A region from the Ptychodera flava strain L36383 chromosome 12, AS_Pfla_20210202, whole genome shotgun sequence genome encodes:
- the LOC139146244 gene encoding probable bifunctional dTTP/UTP pyrophosphatase/methyltransferase protein has translation MASNAVDIFHHIHGYVTTRALITACNLKIFDLLKSGPQSVQELCVTINTDHYATQQLLNALVAMGYIDKKEHKSASRRDKSEVRFHINETSEKYLTSASPHSMIPVVELTERTMFPLARNLSHAVREGRPQMERAFGNDSSKMFLPDLLASNPDEWQYFMMAMHAYRKNFHCDAATQLFDLSSYRCACDLGGGTGVVSFALSDAYPAMKIIVYDLPIVIDIAQQFLHQRSPYFKSNVSFQAGDPLQNNLPKADLFVLSGSIHIWPEDQLSIVLAKIYEALSSDGALLILEPVLGDNSERGDSNLEMFSLVVLMAFGSRHRSQMEYRDLLRQHRFGSVKIKRSGLLCDAVLATKNRQAWD, from the coding sequence ATGGCTTCAAATGCAGTCGACATATTCCACCACATTCACGGCTATGTAACAACACGGGCACTCATTACGGCTTGTAACTTAAAGATTTTCGATCTTCTAAAGTCGGGTCCGCAGAGCGTCCAAGAGCTGTGCGTTACGATCAACACAGACCACTACGCCACTCAACAACTGCTGAACGCTTTGGTTGCCATGGGATACATTGATAAAAAGGAGCACAAATCTGCGAGTCGGAGAGATAAGTCTGAGGTTCGATTCCACATCAACGAAACAAGTGAGAAGTATTTAACCTCTGCGAGTCCACACTCAATGATACCCGTTGTGGAATTGACTGAACGTACTATGTTCCCATTGGCTCGGAATCTTTCACATGCTGTCAGGGAAGGAAGGCCACAGATGGAGAGAGCGTTCGGTAATGACTCGTCCAAGATGTTCCTACCTGATCTTTTAGCTTCTAATCCGGATGAATGGCAGTATTTCATGATGGCAATGCACGCGTATAGAAAGAATTTCCATTGTGACGCAGCAACGCAGCTTTTCGACTTGAGTTCGTACAGGTGTGCTTGCGACCTTGGCGGGGGCACGGGCGTGGTGTCATTCGCGTTGTCCGATGCCTATCCCGCCATGAAAATAATAGTTTACGACCTGCCAATCGTCATAGACATTGCCCAGCAGTTCCTCCACCAAAGGTCGCCGTACTTCAAATCAAATGTGAGCTTCCAGGCCGGAGACCCGCTGCAAAACAACCTGCCCAAAGCTGACTTGTTTGTTCTCTCAGGTAGTATACACATCTGGCCTGAGGACCAACTGTCCATCGTCTTGGCCAAAATCTACGAGGCACTGTCTTCTGATGGCGCCCTATTGATCTTGGAGCCAGTTCTAGGCGACAATTCAGAGCGTGGTGACTCCAACCTTGAAATGTTTTCGCTCGTAGTTCTGATGGCTTTTGGCAGTAGACACCGCTCGCAGATGGAATACCGAGATCTCCTTCGACAACACCGATTTGGTAGCGTGAAAATTAAAAGATCGGGATTGCTTTGCGATGCTGTACTGGCAACCAAAAACAGACAGGCCTGGGACTAA